A genomic region of Fodinisporobacter ferrooxydans contains the following coding sequences:
- a CDS encoding MBL fold metallo-hydrolase yields the protein MLKMCFCKCRKISQLNISSFDSLFEGFEDILQPQDQGTLKNDCFTNTECVTEENNWGGIKIIRTGGRHGRGEMAQKMGPVSGFVLQAVDEPILYIVGDTIWCPEVQNVLETHQPDVAIVNAGAAQFLTG from the coding sequence ATGTTGAAAATGTGTTTCTGCAAATGCCGTAAAATTTCTCAACTCAATATTTCTTCCTTTGATTCTCTTTTCGAAGGATTTGAAGATATTTTGCAACCTCAAGATCAGGGAACATTGAAAAACGATTGCTTTACAAATACTGAGTGTGTGACTGAAGAAAATAACTGGGGTGGGATCAAAATCATTCGCACAGGTGGCAGACATGGCCGGGGTGAGATGGCGCAAAAAATGGGGCCTGTCTCTGGATTTGTTTTGCAGGCGGTAGATGAACCAATATTATATATTGTTGGTGATACGATTTGGTGCCCGGAAGTGCAGAATGTTCTTGAAACACATCAGCCTGACGTAGCAATTGTAAATGCGGGTGCTGCTCAATTTTTGACCGGATAG
- a CDS encoding SPL family radical SAM protein: MNRQKGGFLNTFTHTLQPYTGCTFGQRTLHGQGCPYCYVRKLPVALFKAREWGSWLDAKVNVAAVLRKELQNHERKGTLKNLRIFMSSATDPYQGAEINMELTKSCLEAFKDYPPGLLVVQTRSPLIIRDIALLKELREHVWVSVTLETNNDDVRKNITPTSPTVHSRLNAMRILHEAGIRVQAAVSPMLPNDPIEFADMLDQACSRVVVDTLFHGDGANGKRSESLGMKHLFEQYGYQSWYHPEAHGTLLAVLQRKLGNSRVVFSQEGFNTIH, translated from the coding sequence TTGAATCGACAAAAAGGGGGATTTCTCAATACGTTCACACATACGCTTCAACCTTATACGGGCTGTACTTTCGGACAGAGAACATTACATGGGCAAGGATGTCCGTATTGCTATGTCAGAAAATTGCCCGTCGCATTATTTAAGGCTCGGGAATGGGGTTCCTGGTTGGATGCAAAAGTGAATGTTGCTGCAGTTTTGCGGAAGGAATTGCAAAACCATGAACGTAAAGGCACATTGAAGAACCTGCGAATCTTTATGAGCTCCGCTACAGATCCATATCAAGGAGCTGAAATAAACATGGAATTGACGAAAAGTTGCCTCGAGGCATTTAAAGATTATCCACCAGGCTTACTAGTAGTACAGACACGTTCTCCTCTTATTATTCGCGACATTGCTCTTCTGAAAGAGTTGCGGGAACATGTGTGGGTTAGCGTAACGTTGGAGACGAATAACGATGATGTAAGAAAAAATATTACACCAACGTCTCCCACTGTGCACAGTAGATTAAATGCAATGAGAATTCTGCATGAAGCAGGAATTCGTGTACAGGCAGCCGTTAGCCCCATGTTGCCAAATGATCCTATAGAATTTGCGGATATGTTAGATCAAGCCTGTTCTCGAGTTGTTGTCGATACATTATTCCACGGCGATGGCGCGAACGGGAAAAGGTCAGAATCACTAGGAATGAAGCACCTTTTCGAACAGTATGGATATCAAAGCTGGTATCACCCGGAAGCACATGGTACCCTACTAGCAGTACTTCAACGAAAACTTGGAAATAGTCGCGTTGTTTTTAGTCAAGAGGGGTTTAATACAATCCATTAA
- a CDS encoding alpha/beta hydrolase, translating to MPLDPQAQTFLVQNAGTDFSVVKTMPLDQSRNMHVESVINYHRVLEPVAQVKDIEIPGPYGLIPIRIYIPDGKNSFPLLLWFHGGGWVWGNLETADEACRVIANKANCIVVSVDYRLAPEHTFPIAIEEAYAAIKWAYENASEVHGDPSRIAVGGDSAGGNLAAVASMMARDRNGPKIIYQLLVYPVIDSRLSTESFQHFENGYSLTKEKMKWFWEQYAPGIADQQHPYAAPVFAGNLRNLPPALVITAEFDPLRDEGEAYANMLKEAGVSARCIRFDGMIHGFFTRVAAFDQAMRAIEEAAQELHKVFQ from the coding sequence ATGCCGTTGGATCCACAAGCGCAAACATTTCTGGTGCAAAATGCCGGGACTGATTTTTCAGTCGTAAAAACAATGCCTCTTGACCAATCAAGAAACATGCATGTAGAGTCTGTTATCAATTATCACAGAGTACTTGAGCCTGTAGCACAAGTAAAAGATATCGAGATACCAGGCCCGTATGGTTTGATACCGATCCGGATTTACATACCTGATGGGAAGAACTCTTTTCCACTGCTTTTGTGGTTTCATGGAGGCGGATGGGTTTGGGGCAATCTCGAAACAGCAGATGAAGCATGTAGAGTAATCGCAAATAAGGCGAATTGCATTGTAGTTTCCGTAGATTATCGATTGGCACCGGAACATACATTTCCAATCGCAATCGAAGAAGCATATGCGGCAATCAAGTGGGCCTATGAAAATGCCTCTGAAGTTCATGGTGATCCCTCCCGCATTGCTGTTGGCGGTGACAGTGCGGGTGGAAATCTGGCTGCTGTTGCATCTATGATGGCACGCGATCGGAATGGACCGAAAATTATATACCAATTGCTGGTTTATCCTGTCATCGATAGCAGGTTGTCTACTGAATCATTTCAACATTTTGAAAATGGATATTCTCTGACGAAAGAAAAAATGAAGTGGTTCTGGGAACAGTACGCACCTGGCATCGCGGATCAACAACATCCATATGCTGCACCCGTTTTTGCAGGCAATTTGAGAAACTTGCCGCCGGCACTTGTTATTACTGCAGAGTTTGATCCTTTGCGCGATGAAGGTGAAGCATATGCAAACATGTTGAAGGAAGCGGGCGTTTCGGCAAGATGTATAAGGTTTGATGGGATGATTCACGGATTTTTCACGCGTGTTGCAGCATTTGATCAAGCAATGCGAGCGATAGAGGAAGCTGCACAAGAATTGCACAAGGTTTTTCAATAA
- a CDS encoding lactate racemase domain-containing protein translates to MEFPKWVKIRQKFTGPEVKDIDQEIANQLSSVHLMASIKPGMRIAITAGSRGIANIARIVRATANELKRAGAEPFIVPAMGSHGGATAEGQVEVLHSLGITEEFCGAPIRSSMEVVKIGETDQGMPVHIDKHAWEADGIILMGRVKVHTDFKSPIGIESGLMKMSAIGLGKHKQALLIHTYGVQGIRDMMPEVAKVVLQKANILCGVAIIENAFEQTAKIEAIPTAQIPEREKELLKESASYMPSLPTDAIDILMVDEIGKNYSGTGMDTNIIGRIRILGVEEPKTPNIKYIIASDLSEESHGNALGIGLADLTTRRLFEKIDLQKMNENVITSSFLYRAMIPIVLESDRDAFVAALRCNWGVEPKQARIMRIPNTLHLETLYVSEALLPDIRDKAHIEILGELQEMQFDENGYLPKFHK, encoded by the coding sequence ATGGAATTCCCAAAATGGGTGAAAATCAGGCAAAAGTTTACCGGTCCCGAAGTGAAAGACATAGACCAAGAGATTGCAAATCAATTGTCTTCCGTACATTTGATGGCATCGATCAAACCGGGGATGCGGATTGCCATTACGGCAGGCAGCCGAGGAATTGCGAATATTGCCAGGATCGTTCGGGCAACGGCAAATGAGTTGAAGAGAGCGGGAGCAGAGCCGTTTATTGTCCCTGCGATGGGCAGTCATGGCGGTGCAACTGCAGAAGGACAGGTAGAAGTATTACATAGCTTAGGGATTACGGAAGAATTTTGTGGCGCTCCGATACGCTCTTCCATGGAAGTCGTAAAAATTGGGGAAACAGACCAAGGTATGCCGGTTCACATCGATAAACATGCATGGGAAGCAGATGGAATTATTTTAATGGGGCGAGTCAAGGTGCATACCGATTTTAAATCTCCGATCGGGATTGAAAGCGGGTTGATGAAAATGTCCGCCATAGGCCTTGGCAAGCATAAACAGGCATTATTGATTCACACATATGGTGTTCAAGGAATTCGCGATATGATGCCGGAAGTGGCGAAAGTTGTCTTGCAAAAAGCAAACATTCTCTGTGGTGTAGCGATTATTGAAAATGCGTTTGAACAAACGGCAAAAATTGAAGCCATACCAACTGCTCAAATTCCAGAACGTGAGAAAGAGCTGTTGAAAGAGTCCGCTTCCTATATGCCAAGCTTGCCGACGGATGCGATTGATATTTTGATGGTTGATGAAATTGGAAAAAATTATAGCGGCACTGGAATGGATACGAATATCATCGGAAGAATCCGCATTTTAGGTGTGGAAGAGCCGAAAACCCCAAATATTAAATACATTATCGCAAGTGACTTGAGTGAAGAATCCCATGGCAATGCGCTTGGCATCGGCCTTGCGGATCTGACGACAAGGCGTTTATTTGAAAAAATTGATTTGCAGAAGATGAATGAAAATGTAATTACGAGCTCCTTTTTGTATCGTGCGATGATTCCAATTGTCCTGGAAAGTGATCGAGATGCTTTCGTTGCTGCATTGCGTTGCAACTGGGGAGTGGAGCCCAAGCAGGCAAGAATTATGAGAATTCCGAATACGCTGCATTTGGAAACGCTGTATGTGTCGGAAGCATTGCTTCCAGACATTCGTGATAAAGCCCATATTGAAATACTGGGTGAACTGCAAGAGATGCAGTTTGACGAGAACGGGTATTTGCCAAAATTTCATAAATAG
- a CDS encoding LysR family transcriptional regulator, which produces MELWQLQCFLTVAEELNFSRAAIRLKITQPPLSLQIKQLEKELGIPLFFRNNRHVELSEAGKVFYSDIRQIFDDLNRAAENAQRAHRGEVGTLTVGFVGSATYDILPAVLREFRNLYPLVQVLLHEMSTPTQIEALHQKRIDVGVLRPPVTDDGVCTEIVMTVPCVLAVPKNHPLIDRKKISLEILSKYPFVMLSRKTWASLYDEILARCNPTISQEALEFQTVIGLVAAGLGIAIVPQSAINLHTQDVAYLDLHNQLPMASMGISWRKGDHSPLVKAFLQIAKSTSAN; this is translated from the coding sequence ATGGAACTTTGGCAATTGCAGTGTTTTCTTACAGTAGCAGAGGAATTAAATTTCAGTCGCGCCGCAATTCGGCTCAAAATTACACAACCTCCTCTCAGTCTGCAGATCAAACAGTTGGAAAAAGAATTGGGCATCCCGCTCTTTTTCCGAAATAATCGACACGTCGAGCTGTCGGAAGCTGGAAAAGTGTTCTACAGCGATATCCGTCAGATCTTTGATGATCTCAATCGAGCCGCGGAAAATGCACAGCGGGCGCATCGAGGAGAAGTCGGAACGCTCACCGTTGGATTCGTGGGATCTGCCACATATGATATTCTGCCTGCTGTTCTGCGAGAGTTTCGAAATCTGTACCCGCTTGTTCAAGTATTGTTGCATGAAATGTCGACGCCCACACAAATCGAAGCGTTGCACCAAAAACGCATTGATGTGGGTGTGTTGCGTCCGCCTGTTACAGACGATGGAGTGTGTACAGAAATCGTGATGACCGTTCCCTGTGTACTTGCCGTGCCAAAAAATCATCCGTTAATCGATAGGAAGAAAATCTCCCTAGAAATTCTATCCAAATACCCGTTCGTCATGTTGTCAAGAAAAACCTGGGCAAGTCTGTATGATGAAATTCTTGCACGATGCAATCCTACAATTTCTCAAGAAGCATTGGAGTTTCAAACTGTCATTGGATTGGTTGCAGCAGGACTTGGTATTGCCATTGTTCCCCAATCCGCCATAAATTTGCATACACAAGATGTCGCCTACCTTGATTTGCATAATCAACTGCCAATGGCATCCATGGGCATTTCCTGGCGGAAAGGAGATCACTCTCCGCTGGTGAAAGCTTTTTTGCAAATCGCAAAAAGCACAAGTGCCAATTGA
- a CDS encoding cupin domain-containing protein, with amino-acid sequence MPNATIQPGQLAVGTVNENWTGDARFYEYTTAADPIGSGIISPVPAVQFPAELYNSGETRIVTLDLSKELGTNYPATSPSLLANFIRINAGDAVSTKPNATSELYYIISGAGSTEVNGQTIQWKKGDFVTLPSGSASRHTAIEDTTIYYIVDTPLLDYLGATATEARFNPTLFTAEEAKAKLDEVANAPDAHLKNRISILLNNKNFDQTLTITHVLWAMFGIVPVGSNQAPHCHKSVALDFVVDAKPGTYTLVGDKVDPETKQIIDPIRIDWEPGKAFVTPPGLWHSHHNESGAAAFIIPIQDAGLQTYLRTLDIQFFHYDE; translated from the coding sequence ATGCCAAATGCAACCATTCAACCAGGGCAATTAGCTGTAGGAACAGTAAACGAAAATTGGACAGGAGACGCTCGTTTTTACGAGTATACGACAGCGGCCGATCCCATCGGCTCCGGCATTATCAGCCCAGTTCCGGCGGTGCAATTTCCGGCCGAATTATATAACTCGGGTGAAACACGTATTGTAACTTTGGATTTATCAAAAGAGTTGGGAACGAACTATCCGGCAACAAGCCCATCGTTGCTCGCTAATTTCATTCGTATAAATGCCGGCGATGCAGTTTCGACAAAACCGAATGCGACAAGCGAATTGTACTATATCATCTCCGGCGCAGGCAGCACCGAAGTAAACGGACAGACAATCCAATGGAAAAAAGGCGACTTTGTGACACTTCCATCAGGATCTGCCAGCCGCCATACAGCAATCGAAGATACGACGATCTATTACATCGTCGATACGCCATTGCTCGACTATTTGGGCGCCACAGCTACCGAAGCCCGCTTCAATCCTACACTCTTTACAGCGGAAGAAGCGAAAGCAAAATTGGATGAAGTGGCGAATGCACCGGATGCACACTTGAAAAATCGGATCTCTATTTTATTGAATAATAAAAATTTTGATCAAACATTGACGATTACACACGTATTGTGGGCGATGTTCGGGATTGTTCCAGTTGGTTCCAATCAAGCGCCGCATTGTCACAAATCGGTTGCCCTCGATTTTGTTGTAGATGCAAAGCCAGGCACATACACACTTGTGGGTGACAAGGTAGATCCGGAGACAAAGCAAATCATCGATCCGATCCGTATCGATTGGGAGCCGGGGAAAGCATTTGTGACACCTCCGGGCTTATGGCACTCTCACCACAATGAATCCGGTGCGGCTGCATTTATTATTCCCATTCAAGATGCAGGTCTGCAAACATATCTTCGTACATTGGATATCCAATTCTTCCATTATGATGAATAA
- a CDS encoding DUF1450 domain-containing protein, with amino-acid sequence MSQKKRMALFCKRNVEVGGARTVVDLLEREHKDEIEVRIVDCFKRCLACSRTPFCRMQLTTLEAGDGNALIEKIIQTARK; translated from the coding sequence ATGAGTCAGAAAAAGCGCATGGCACTGTTTTGCAAGCGCAATGTGGAAGTCGGCGGCGCTCGGACTGTTGTGGATCTCCTGGAGCGTGAACATAAAGACGAGATAGAGGTCCGTATTGTCGATTGTTTTAAACGTTGTCTCGCATGTTCCAGAACCCCCTTTTGCAGAATGCAACTAACTACACTTGAAGCTGGGGACGGGAATGCGTTAATTGAAAAAATTATTCAAACAGCAAGAAAATGA
- a CDS encoding GerAB/ArcD/ProY family transporter codes for MNKQSKSKMSNLQLMMMMMIGVAASVLTFPDKLPRQVLIVSIIIGFMFLGPSTGPIMIFDQLQSERIYYPTYEEIKYIQIEDFFYNLDILGLLLWTVGSFIRISVYIFAGMKSAANVFGANKETVFAIPVAILVSAVVYSLQSVTVGEMGYFIRTYYLVAALVIGAMFPLLTLLVAKIRKIPIAANEFEYDIEDTKEWLTYAGIKQSITQMTPLLNTVILMIAIGFVEYFVFIKGIHWLSRIGK; via the coding sequence TTGAATAAACAGTCGAAAAGCAAGATGTCAAATCTTCAATTGATGATGATGATGATGATTGGTGTTGCCGCCAGTGTATTGACTTTTCCGGATAAGCTTCCAAGGCAAGTATTGATCGTAAGTATCATTATCGGATTCATGTTTTTGGGACCTTCTACAGGGCCGATCATGATCTTTGATCAGCTTCAGTCCGAACGGATCTACTATCCAACGTATGAGGAAATTAAATATATTCAAATTGAAGACTTTTTTTACAACCTGGATATTTTGGGACTGCTCCTTTGGACGGTTGGTTCCTTTATACGAATCTCTGTATATATATTTGCCGGAATGAAAAGCGCAGCAAATGTATTTGGAGCCAATAAAGAAACGGTATTTGCCATCCCGGTTGCCATATTGGTTTCTGCTGTCGTTTACAGCTTGCAATCGGTGACAGTTGGAGAAATGGGATACTTTATACGAACATATTATTTAGTTGCGGCTCTCGTTATAGGAGCCATGTTTCCACTCCTCACCTTACTTGTGGCAAAAATACGAAAAATACCCATTGCAGCAAACGAATTTGAATACGATATTGAAGATACAAAAGAATGGTTGACATATGCCGGAATCAAGCAAAGCATCACGCAAATGACCCCTTTGCTGAATACCGTGATTCTAATGATTGCAATCGGGTTTGTCGAATATTTTGTGTTTATTAAAGGAATTCACTGGTTATCAAGAATCGGGAAATAA
- a CDS encoding FAD-dependent oxidoreductase, which yields MENKQTIVVIGGVAAGASAAAKARREDERATILVYEKGKYVSFANCGLPYYVGNEIMQERALLLHTPDSLKTRFNLDVFVEHEVLEIKPEEHQVVVKNLQAGETFTQSYDKVILATGTKPIVPNIDGIHSRNVHLLRTVPDAVQIKQQIEAGNVKKAVVVGGGFIGLEAVENLHRQGVSVTLIEKADQVMTPFDREMVVDLEDMLQKLRVEVILNNGITKFVAQGDRAEAVQLEDGTVIHADMFLLSIGVRPDVTLAEKAGIELGATRAIAVNGRMETSIPDIYAAGDAVEIHHRVSGKSAWIPLAGPANKQGRVAGANAVGRSMEFKGAYGTSIVRVGNVVAAKTGLSEKECIREGMDYRVTYNYHGNHAAYYPGSEGMMIKLIAEQQTGRILGAQIVGGAGVDKRIDVLATAIYGHMTVEDLEHLDLAYAPPFGAAKDPIIMAGMTHANLYRAEGNAYTPAQVAEQMEKKDIQIVDVRNEDEWAVGMIPGAIGIPLPMLRARLNELDPAKETVVYCRSGQRSYFASRILMQNGFQNLKNLMGGYLGWTLFQKSLKES from the coding sequence GTGGAAAACAAACAAACAATCGTTGTCATTGGTGGAGTGGCTGCAGGAGCAAGCGCTGCTGCGAAAGCTCGTCGAGAGGATGAAAGGGCAACTATTCTTGTATATGAAAAAGGAAAATACGTATCCTTTGCCAATTGCGGTTTGCCATATTATGTGGGAAATGAAATCATGCAAGAGCGAGCATTGCTGCTGCATACGCCGGATTCCTTAAAAACAAGATTTAATTTGGATGTCTTTGTTGAACATGAGGTTTTGGAAATCAAACCAGAGGAACATCAAGTAGTCGTGAAAAATTTGCAAGCTGGTGAGACATTTACACAGTCTTATGACAAGGTAATCCTTGCAACGGGTACGAAACCGATTGTGCCGAATATCGATGGAATTCATTCTCGTAATGTGCACTTGCTTCGTACTGTTCCAGATGCGGTACAAATCAAACAGCAGATTGAAGCAGGCAATGTCAAAAAAGCAGTTGTTGTAGGCGGTGGTTTTATTGGATTGGAAGCAGTTGAAAATCTGCATCGTCAAGGGGTATCCGTCACTTTAATCGAAAAAGCCGATCAGGTGATGACGCCATTTGATCGTGAAATGGTTGTAGATTTGGAAGACATGTTGCAAAAGTTGCGGGTTGAAGTCATTTTGAATAATGGAATCACAAAATTTGTGGCCCAAGGAGATAGGGCGGAAGCTGTGCAATTAGAAGATGGGACTGTTATTCATGCAGATATGTTTCTTTTAAGTATCGGTGTTCGGCCGGATGTAACACTAGCGGAAAAAGCGGGAATCGAACTGGGAGCAACCAGGGCAATTGCTGTAAATGGGCGAATGGAAACCAGCATCCCCGACATCTACGCTGCCGGGGATGCTGTAGAAATTCACCATAGGGTAAGCGGCAAATCCGCATGGATTCCTTTGGCTGGCCCTGCGAATAAGCAAGGACGTGTGGCGGGCGCCAATGCTGTGGGTCGGTCGATGGAGTTTAAAGGAGCGTATGGCACTTCCATCGTACGCGTGGGCAATGTCGTTGCTGCGAAGACCGGCTTGAGTGAAAAAGAATGTATAAGAGAAGGCATGGATTATCGAGTCACTTATAACTACCATGGGAATCACGCCGCCTATTATCCGGGATCGGAAGGCATGATGATAAAATTGATTGCCGAACAACAGACCGGGAGAATTTTAGGGGCGCAAATTGTTGGCGGAGCAGGTGTTGATAAACGCATTGATGTTCTTGCTACAGCGATTTATGGACACATGACTGTGGAGGATTTGGAACATTTAGATCTGGCCTATGCTCCACCTTTTGGGGCTGCAAAAGATCCGATCATCATGGCTGGCATGACGCATGCCAATTTGTATCGGGCAGAGGGAAACGCATATACACCCGCACAGGTAGCTGAACAAATGGAGAAAAAAGATATACAAATTGTTGACGTACGGAATGAAGATGAATGGGCGGTTGGGATGATTCCGGGAGCGATCGGAATTCCTTTGCCAATGCTGCGTGCACGTTTGAACGAACTAGATCCGGCCAAGGAAACGGTAGTATACTGCCGAAGCGGGCAGCGAAGTTATTTTGCCTCCCGAATTCTTATGCAAAACGGTTTTCAGAATCTCAAAAATTTGATGGGTGGATATTTAGGTTGGACGTTGTTTCAAAAGAGTTTGAAAGAATCATGA
- a CDS encoding KamA family radical SAM protein, whose product MKMTKYITNINHILDIPEQERLMLKEVTEKYAFRVNEYYLQLINWQDPDDPIKKLIIPSINELNEYGDWDASDEESNYVAPGCQHKYQTTALLLVSEVCGAYCRYCFRKRLFQEDVTETVLDCKEGLAYIHEHPEINNVLLTGGDPLLLSTARIRNLIQSLRQMDHVRIIRFGSKLPVFDPMRIYNDKELLETFQEYSQLDRRIYVVTHVSHPREITNEALQCFDALQKAGVIMVNQTPILRGINDDADVLAELLNRLAFAGVTPYYFFVNRPVVGNSEFVLPLKKIYRLVEQAKAETSGLGKRVRLVLSHSSGKIEILAIEDDTAYLKYHQARNGQYGKFMVLPCPDDATWFDDLTDYGQY is encoded by the coding sequence ATGAAGATGACAAAATATATCACAAATATAAACCACATCCTAGACATACCTGAACAAGAACGTCTCATGCTGAAAGAGGTTACCGAAAAATACGCATTTCGTGTAAATGAGTATTATTTGCAGTTGATAAACTGGCAAGATCCTGACGATCCGATTAAGAAGTTGATTATTCCCAGCATAAATGAATTGAATGAATACGGAGATTGGGATGCATCCGATGAAGAGAGTAATTATGTTGCTCCCGGCTGCCAACACAAATATCAGACAACGGCGCTTTTGCTCGTTTCCGAGGTATGTGGAGCGTATTGCAGATACTGCTTTCGCAAGCGGCTCTTTCAAGAGGATGTAACGGAAACGGTGTTGGATTGTAAAGAGGGGCTTGCGTATATTCATGAACATCCTGAAATCAACAATGTGCTGTTAACAGGTGGAGATCCTTTACTCTTATCAACAGCGCGAATCAGGAACCTGATACAGAGTTTGAGGCAAATGGACCATGTGCGGATCATTCGGTTTGGATCGAAACTGCCGGTCTTTGATCCGATGCGAATTTATAACGACAAAGAATTACTGGAAACGTTTCAGGAGTATTCTCAATTGGATCGCAGAATCTATGTTGTCACGCATGTGAGCCATCCCCGAGAGATCACAAATGAGGCTTTACAGTGTTTTGATGCTTTGCAAAAAGCCGGTGTAATTATGGTGAACCAAACCCCTATATTGCGTGGGATCAATGATGATGCGGATGTATTGGCAGAATTGTTAAATCGTCTTGCTTTTGCAGGAGTTACTCCTTACTATTTCTTTGTCAATCGTCCGGTCGTTGGCAATTCGGAATTTGTACTGCCTTTAAAGAAAATATATCGACTAGTCGAACAAGCAAAAGCCGAGACATCCGGACTGGGCAAGAGAGTGCGGTTGGTTTTAAGCCATTCTTCCGGTAAAATAGAAATATTGGCGATTGAAGATGATACAGCGTATTTAAAATACCATCAAGCACGCAATGGACAATATGGGAAATTTATGGTGTTGCCATGCCCGGACGATGCTACATGGTTTGACGATCTCACTGACTATGGTCAATATTAG
- a CDS encoding ATP-grasp domain-containing protein produces the protein MLSKTLAAVRSLGARNVRTIVSEKIRFHTSGFSRYADHTLVNPDPKESPEQFYSWLCDTVKREDCNVLFPMDDDTMEIAVKHQQELRAFCHVPVPPLASYQIAADKRQTMQYAKKAGVPCPQTVETNFDSEYDQDELVRISSELEYPLVIKPRFSSGSRGVRFAYNQDQLLALFPIIHKQYPNPLLQEYIPPGTKYDVGVCYDANHMLKAAFVQRQIRNYPIQRGPSTVHESVNHQKLIDYAAQLMAHLPWYGVADIEFIIDPRNGEPKLLEINPRFWSSLHLSIRCGVDFPWILYQLAMGHEVESILEYRSGILGRALLPGDILHYASNPDRKNMNPPFWTLGIPDDTLSKNDPMPAVGFFFSALRYSFDIDFWKFLIHR, from the coding sequence ATGCTTAGTAAAACACTCGCAGCTGTACGTTCTCTTGGCGCACGGAATGTACGCACAATCGTTTCAGAAAAAATCCGGTTTCATACAAGCGGATTTTCCAGATACGCCGATCATACACTTGTAAATCCGGATCCAAAAGAATCCCCAGAGCAGTTTTACAGCTGGTTATGTGATACAGTAAAGCGCGAAGATTGCAACGTCTTGTTTCCGATGGACGACGATACGATGGAAATCGCCGTCAAGCATCAACAAGAATTAAGAGCTTTTTGTCATGTTCCCGTTCCGCCGCTTGCGAGTTATCAAATCGCAGCAGACAAAAGGCAGACGATGCAATATGCCAAAAAGGCGGGAGTTCCCTGTCCGCAAACAGTTGAAACGAATTTTGACTCGGAGTATGACCAAGACGAGTTGGTGCGCATTTCGAGTGAATTGGAGTATCCCCTGGTTATCAAGCCTCGGTTTAGCTCCGGTTCTCGGGGTGTTCGTTTTGCGTATAACCAAGATCAATTGCTTGCACTATTTCCTATCATCCATAAACAATATCCCAACCCCCTTCTGCAAGAGTATATTCCACCTGGCACAAAATACGATGTTGGCGTCTGTTATGATGCCAATCATATGCTGAAAGCGGCTTTTGTGCAGAGACAAATTCGCAATTATCCGATACAGAGAGGGCCGAGCACGGTTCATGAAAGTGTGAACCACCAAAAACTTATTGACTATGCCGCGCAATTAATGGCACATTTGCCTTGGTATGGGGTAGCAGACATTGAATTTATCATCGATCCGCGGAATGGAGAGCCCAAACTCTTGGAAATTAATCCTCGATTTTGGAGTTCCCTGCATCTTTCGATCCGATGCGGTGTTGATTTCCCATGGATTCTCTATCAATTGGCGATGGGTCATGAGGTAGAATCCATTCTGGAATATCGTTCCGGAATCCTGGGACGCGCTCTTTTACCGGGGGACATTTTGCACTATGCAAGCAATCCGGATCGAAAAAACATGAACCCGCCTTTTTGGACACTTGGTATTCCGGATGATACTCTTTCAAAAAACGATCCTATGCCTGCTGTCGGCTTCTTTTTTTCCGCTTTGCGTTATTCTTTTGACATAGATTTTTGGAAGTTTCTCATTCATCGTTGA